The following nucleotide sequence is from Campylobacter coli 76339.
ATTTACTTCTTGATTTTGTTTTTGATTTGGGTGTGGAAGCTATAGAAGAAAAAGGCAATGGTATTTATATACGCTCAAATGAAAATTTAGAGGATCTTGCTTGGGCGATTGAAATTTTCGCCCAAAAACTGAGTCAAAAACTAGATCTAAAAGAAGATATACTCTTACACAAAACTATCGAAAAAAAAGAAAATAAAGACTGGGTAGAAGAATATAAAAAAGGAATAAAACCTATTATAATTGATAATATCTATATTCACACTACTTGGCAAGAAGAAAAAGAAAACTATCTTAATATTAAAATAAATCCTGCTTTAGCTTTTGGTTCGGGACACCATGAAAGTACTTATTGCTGTGTTAAATTTTTGCAAAAATTTGCCAAAAATAATTTAAGAGCTTTGGATATAGGTTGTGGAAGTGGTATTTTAGCTATTGCTATGGCAAAATTAGGATCTAAGGTAGAAATTTGCGATACTGATGATTTGGCTATCAAAAGTGCTTTGGAAAATGCGGAATTAAATAGTGTGAATTTTCCAAAAGCTTGGCATGGTTCTGTAGATAAGGCAGAGGGATTATATGATTTAGTGGTTGCAAATATAATTGCTGATGTAATTTTAATTTTAGAAAAAGATATTAAAAAACATTTAGAAGATAATGCTATACTTATTTTATCTGGAATTTTAGATAAATACAAAACAAGAATTAAAGAAAAATTTCAGGATTTAGAGCTTATTGATGAAATGCAAATTAATGAATGGTGCTCTTTGGTATATAAAAATAAAATAAAGGAAAAAGATGAACAATAATAACAATGCTCCTAATAATAAAGGTAATCCGCAGGGCAATAATTTTTTCAACAAAAATCCGATTTTTATTTTTGCGATTTTTGCTATTGTTATGATAATTATCTTTAAAGGGTTCTTTGATGGTAATGGATCTTTAGGTGGCGCTTTAAATGGAACTGAGGTCAGTAAAAATGTACCTTATTCTGAATTAAAAAAATTAATTGAAAGCGGTCAGATTAATCAAGTGAGCATAGGGCAAACTACTATAAAAGCAGTTTCTAGTGCTCAAAATACAGTTTATACAACCAAAAAGGTTAACGATCCAGAATTTGTAAGCTTGCTTGATAGTAAGAATATTGCTTATGGAGCTTATTCTGAAACAAATTGGTTTACAGATATCTTATTTTCTTGGGTTTTGCCTGTATTTATTTTCTTTGGAATTTGGATGTTTTTGGCAAGCCGTATGCAAAAAAACATGGGAAGTTCTATACTGGGTATAGGCAGTTCTAAGAAACTTGTAAATTCGGAAAAACCAAAAGTAAAATTCAATGATGTTGCGGGTGTAGAAGAAGCAAAAGAAGAAGTTAAAGAGATAGTGGATTTTTTAAAATATCCAGAAAGATATATTAAACTTGGTGCAAAAATTCCAAAAGGCTTGTTGCTTGTAGGACCTCCAGGTACTGGAAAAACATTATTGGCAAAAGCAGTGGCAGGCGAGGCTGATGTACCATTTTTTAGTGTTTCAGGTTCATCTTTTATAGAAATGTTTGTTGGCGTGGGTGCTTCTCGTGTGAGAGATTTGTTTGAAAATGCAAAAAAAGAAGCTCCAGCTATCATATTTATCGATGAAATTGATGCTATAGGTAAAAGTCGTGCTGCAAGCGGTATGATGGGTGGTAATGATGAAAGAGAGCAAACTCTAAATCAGCTTTTAGCTGAAATGGATGGCTTTGGAACTGAAAGTTCTCCAGTGATTGTTTTAGCAGCTACTAATAGACCTGAAGTTTTAGATGCGGCTCTTTTAAGACCAGGAAGATTTGATCGCCAAGTGTTGGTTGATAAGCCTGATTTTAAAGGTAGATGCGATATTTTAAAAGTGCATATGAAGGATGTTAAAATTTCTCCAAAGGTTAAAGTAGAAGATATAGCGCGTTTAACTGCAGGACTTGCAGGAGCTGATCTTGCAAATATTATCAACGAAGCAGCGCTTTTAGCAGGTAGGGATTCGAAAAAATATGTAGAACAAAATGATCTTGTAGAAGCTGTTGAAAGAGCTATAGCTGGGCTTGAAAAGAAATCGCGTCGTATTAACGATAAAGAGAAGAAAATCGTTACTTATCACGAATGTGGACATGCTCTAATTGCTGAAACTACAAAAGGTGCAAAGCGCGTTAGTAAAGTTTCTGTAATCCCTAGAGGGCTTGCTGCACTTGGATATACACTCAATACACCTGAAGAAAATAAATTTTTAATGCAAAAGCATGAGCTTATTGCCGAGGTTGATGTACTTTTAGGTGGGCGTGCTGCAGAAGAAGTGTTTATAGGTGAAATTTCTACTGGTGCAAGCAACGATCTTGAAAGAGCAACAGATATTATCAAGGCTATGATTTCAATGTATGGTATGAGTGAAATTGCGGGCTTGATGGTGCTTGAAAAGCAAAGAAATACCTTCTTAACAGGAGGTCAAACCATAAAAGATTATTCTGAAAAAATGGCAGAATCTTTAGATGACTATGTTAAAAAAACTTTAGATGAGCGTTATAAAGATGTTAAAAATACCTTAAGCACTTATAAAGGTGCGATTGAAACTATGGTTGCAGCACTTTATGAAGAAGAAACTATAGAAGGTGCTAAGGTAAGAGATATTATCCAAAAACTATGAAAATGAAAATAATCTTCCTACGCGCCTGCAGGAAATAAACGAAGAACATAAAGAAGAAAGTAAACAAGCAGAGTAATGGGAAAATACATCGCCAAAGAAGGACAGTGGGCTATAGTTATAGTTTTTATCTTATTTGTTATTTGTTGGATATTTTATAGCTTTTCTGTTCTTCTTTTTTTACTATTGTTAGTACTTTTGTTTATTTTTAGAATTCCAAATCGCACAATGGTTTGTAACGATAGTAAGGCTATATTATCACCTATTGATGGTAGAGTAACTAAAATAGAAAATGTCTTTGATAAACGCTTGGGTGAAAGTGTTGAGATAAGTATTAAAAATGCTTTTTATGATGCTGGAACTTTTTGCGCTCCTTTTAAAATGGACATTAATGATATCGCACTAAAGCACGGACTTTTTTTATGTAGTGAATTAAAAAGTGCTAGAATAATGAATGAAAGAGTAAGTATTCTTGCTTCAAGTAGTGGAACTGATATTATTCTAAGGGTATATGCAGGTTCTTTTGATAGAAAATTAAAACTTGATAATTTATCTTACAATTTGGAAGTTGGAGATAAAATGGGATTTTTGGTTAACGGAACCATCAGTATTGTACTACCTAAAGATACACGAATTCATGTGGGGCTCGGAGATGAGTTAAAATCAGGTTCTTTACTGGGCTATCTAGCTTAAGGATAAAAAATGAACAATAAATCACAATTTATTTATATCTTACCCAATCTTTTTACAGCAGCTTCGGCATTTTTGGGCGTAATTTCTATCATTGCTTCCATACAAGGCAATTATCATATGGCTTTACTGTATATCATTTTTTCTTTGATATGCGATGGTCTTGATGGTCGTGTGGCAAGACTTACAAACACTACCTCTAAATTTGGTATAGAATTTGACTCTTTAGCTGACTTGATAGCATTTGGTGTTGCACCAGCTATCTTTTTTTATATGGTTATTGGTTCTGAATTTGGAAGATATGGTTCTTTAATAACAGCCTTTTTTGTTGTTTTTGGAGCAATACGCCTTGCAAGATTTAATGTTACTACAGGAACTTATGAACCATCTGTTTTTATAGGGCTTCCTATACCTACTGCTGCTGTGGTAAGTGCTATTTGGACTTATAGCTATTATCATTATGATTTTTTAAGAGGATATGGAATTGTATTTTTAATATTGCAAGCAATTTTAGGTTTGCTAATGGTTAGCAATATACGTTATCCAAGCTTTAAAAAATTAGATTTTAACAGATCAAGCGTTTTGAAGGTTTTAATTATTTTAATTATTATTTTTTCTTTTTTATATCTTTATCCGCTTGAAAGCTTAGCAATTTTGGCAAGCTTGTATGTGGTTTATGGGATAATAAGAGTAATTTATACTATTATTTTTTCTAAATTTAAGATGAAAATTTAAGCATAAAATTGAGCTATAGCCTCGCATTCTGCTTGGCTAAATCCAGCTTCTATTCTTGCTTTTATGTTAAGCTTTTTGCCTGCTAGGGAAAATTGATTAAACATTTTACAAATTTCTATAAAATCATAGTTGCTTTGATTAGAAAATTTCCACCAATTATCTCCCTTTTTTACATGCTTTATCTCATCATTTAAGATAATACTCAAAGTATCTTTTAAAAGACTTTTTATGGGGTGATTTGAGCTTTCAAGCTTTGCCACCACAAAAGGATTTGCGTCAAGTCCTTTAGCTTCTAATCCTCGGTGTACTACTCCCATTCTTAGATTTAAACAATCTTTTGTAGCCTCAAGTGCAACTTCTAAATTATCATGAATGGCAAAATCTCCATATTTATAGCCCAGTTCATGAAGTGCTGTATTTAAAAGTTTGAAATGTTTAATTTCTTCATCGGCAACTTCTAGCCAATCAATATAAAATTGCTGTGGTAGGCTTTTAAAACGATAGCTTGCATCTAGGGCTAAATTTATGGCACTGAATTCTATATGTGCAATAGAATGAATAATCTTTGCTAAAGAATGAGTAGAATTTACAAATTTAGGGCGTCTAATGCGAGTAGGATGCAATAGCTTTAAATTTGGATTGGTATTTGTCTTAAAAATGCTTGTTTGCTCGTGATTGAAAATTAATTTTTGACTTTTAAAATCATCATAAAATGTGCTAAAATTTTCAAATTTATTATCAATATTTTGCTCATATAGTATCTTTTCAAGCCTGTCAAAGAATTCAGTTTGCATTTTAAGTCTTTCTAAAATATTTTTTTGATTTTAGTATATAAAATTAAATTTTTACAATAATTTTGTATAAAATTTTAAATTAAAGCTTTTTTAGGAAAATACATTTTGATGAGAATAAAATCTGCTATAATTATTAAATAGTGATGTAAATTAAACTTATTAAAGAAAAAAATATGAAAAAATTAAACGAAGAAGAGGCTAGGGTTATTTTAAATAAAGGAACTGAAGCTCCTTTTAGTGGAAAGTATAATAATTTTTACGAAAAAGGGATTTATCTTTGTAAACAATGTGGATCTAAACTTTATAGATCTGAAGATAAATTCAAGTCAGGATGTGGATGGCCGAGTTTTGATGATGAAATCAAAGGAGCGATAAAAAGAATTCCTGATAAAGATGGTATTCGCACGGAAATTGTATGTGCAAATTGCAACGGTCACTTAGGCCATGTTTTTGAGGGAGAAGGTTTTTCAGCTAAAAATGTTAGACATTGTGTCAATTCCATTTCTTTAGAATTTGTAAAGGGTGAATAATATAATGTTTTCGAGTGTGGGTTCTGAACTTTATTTGATGTTTTTTGCGGGTATAACTTTATTGGCTGTATTGAATCCTTTTGGTAATTTAACGCAATTTTTAGCTATGAGCGATGGCTTACCTTTGGCTCTTAGAAAAAAACTTTTTAGAACCATACTTTATACAGCCTTGACTATTGTGCTTGCATTTTTATTTTTAGGGCCTTTAATTATGAATTATATTTTTAGAGTTTCTTTGGATGATTTAAGAATTTCAGGAGGCTTGGTTTTAATCATAATGGCAATTAAAAATTTATTATTTTCGACTAAGGTTGTGACTCAAAGTTTTGATTCTTGTCAAGAAATAAACGAGAAAGAAATTTTGCGTCAAAGTTTGATACCCATGGCTTTTCCGATGCTTGTAGGTCCTGGAACTTTAGCCAGTGTGATAGTGATTTCAGAAGATGGTGGTTTAGATGTAGCATTTGGAGGTGTGATAATAGCTTTTATTTTTATGTTTATACTTTTTCATTTTGCTGCTACGATTGAAAAAATTGTTGGAAAACTTATTTTACATGTTTTTTCTCGTATTGCCCAAGTTTTCATTGTGGCGATGGGGTGTAAGATGATTATAATAGGTTTAAAAAATACATTTAATATATAATTTAATGTAAAATTAATAAAAAAATATAGTATAATACCGCCTTTCAAAAATTTAAATTAAGGATAATATAGTATGTTCGGACAAAAAAAAGTCAATGCAAATTTGATAGCACAGCTTGAAAGCAAGTGCAGTGGACTCGAGGATATTTTAAGATCTATCAGTAATACAATGGCGGTGATTGAATTTACTACAGATGGAATTATTCTTGAGGCAAATCAAAATTTTTTAAATACAATGAAGTATGCATTAGCAGAAATAAAAGGCAAACATCACAGTATGTTTTGTTTACCTGAGGTTGTAAATTCTCCTGTTTATGATGAATTTTGGAGAGATTTAAGAAGTGGAAAAGCAAGAAGCGGACTTTTTCGTCGTATCGCCAAAGGCGGGATAGATATTTATTTAGAAGCAAATTATTTGCCAATTTCAAATGAAAAAGGTGAAGTTTATAAGATCATTAAATTTGCTAACGATATCACTCAAAGACACTATGAAATGCTTGATTTAAGAAATACTATTGCAGCTGCGGATCGTTCTATGGCTATTATCGAATTTAAGCCAGATGGCACTATCATTGGAGCAAATGAAAATTTCCTTAAAACAATGGATTATAATCTTGAAGAAATAAAAGGCAAACATCACAGTATGTTTTGTGATTCTACTTATAGAAATTCTAAAGAATATGATCGTTTTTGGGAAGATTTAAGAAATGGAAAGTATCAATCAGATAAATATGTTCGATACGGAAGAAATAACAAAAAAGTAGATCTTGAGGCAAGTTATAACCCTGTGCGCAACGATGATGGTAAAATTTATAAGGTGATTAAATTTGCAACAGATATCAGCGAACAAGTGCAAAGAGATGAAGAAAAATTGCGCTTGATTAGTGAATTGGCGGATAAAAATGACAGTCTTACTCAAGAGGGTGATCGTGTTATTGAAAATACGGTTTCAAATGTTCAAAATATTGCCGATATGATGTCTCAAAGCTCAAATCTTGTATCTTCTCTTAATCAACAATCAGATGAGATCAAATCAATCATACAAACTATTAGTGATATTGCAGATCAGACTAACTTGTTGGTTTTAAATGCTGCTATTGAAGCTGCTAGAGCAGGAGAGCATGGACGCGGATTTGCAGTTGTTGCTGATGAAGTAAGAAACCTAGCAGAAAGAACAGGACATTCGGTTGATGAGATTACTACTACGATTAATTCTATTAGAAATGTTACTTCTCAAGTAGTTCAAAGTATTAAAGAAGGCTTAGAGGATGTAAATCATAGCGTGGAATTAGCTAAAGAAGCTAAAGATTGCATGGAAAAAATACGAGAAAGTTCTGCTGAAGTTGCTAGAGCTATGTCTTAAAAGCGTGAGAAAATCACGCTTATTTTATTAAAGTGTTAAAATTTATAAATCCACTTTCTTGATCACACTTTTCTTTTAAGATATCTAAAAAAACTTTTACTTTCAATATTTTTAGCTCCCATGAATTCTAAATGCTTGTTATATACTTGACAGTCTATGATAAAATCATAGGGCTTAAGAAGTTCGCAAAGTTTGATCAAAGCTATTTTCGAAGCATTTTTTCTAAGACTTACCATGCTTTCACCAAAAAAAACTTTACCTATAATCAAACCATAAATTCCTCCAATTAATTCTTCATCTTCGTAAAGTTCTAAAGTATGGATATATCCTTGTTTGAAAAGCTCATGATAATTTTCTATAAATTCGTCATCAATCCAACTTTGAGGGCGCGTGTTACGACATAAATAGATAAGACTCAAAAAATCATAATCAAGTTTGACTTGATAAAGATTGATAAATTTTTTCATATTTTTCTGGATATGAACTTCGCTAGGATATAGCACACATCTAGGATCAGGGCACCACCATGTCACGGGTTTGTTTGTCCATGGAAAAAGCCCAAAACGATAGGCTTTTAAGATAAAATCAGGTTCTAGTTTTTGGCTTAAAAAAACGGGTGCATCTTTAGGTGCATCCGCTAGTTTAGAATATAAGATCGAGCTTTCCATTTTTATCAAGCTTGATTTTAGCTATACCACCTTTTTTGAGTTTGCCAAATAAAATTTCATCGCTAATTTTTTCTCCGATTTCTTCGGAAATAATGCGTTTTAGCAATCTTACTCCAAATTCTTTATTGTAAGCTTTTTTTGCTAGATACAGTTTAGCTTTTTCATCGGCAATTAATTGGACATTTTTAAGATTTTTAGAAATTTCGTCTAATTCTTTTTGAATGATTTTAACAAGTATAGTGTCATTTAGATCATTAAAATGAAGAATTTTATCAATACGATTGATAAATTCAGGCGCAAAAAAATCCTTGATAGCACGGTTGCTTTTTTCTTCATTTTTACTTAAAAATCCAAGCTCATTACTTTCTTTAAGTCCTAAATTTGAAGTCATTATGATAATGGTATTTTTAAAGTCTGCTTTAAGGCCGCTATTATCTGTAAGTTCTGCATTATCAAATATTTGTAAGAAAGTATTGCTTAAGTCAGGATGAGCCTTTTCTATCTCATCGAAAAGGATGAGGCTGAAAGGATTTTTTCGAACCGCATTGCTCAAAAGTCCTCCATCTTCATATCCTACATATCCTGCAGGAGAGCCTATAAGCTTGCTTATGCTGTGTTTTTCTGCATACTCACTCATATCAAAACGCTCTAAATTTAAGCCTAAAAATTCTGCTAAAACTTTGCAAAGTTCTGTTTTTCCAACCCCACTAGATCCTGTAAATAAAAATACTCCTCGTGGATTGTTTGAATTTTTAAATCCTGCAAAACTCTGTTTTAAAGTTGCAACAACTTTGTCAATAACTTCATCTTGACCAAATATTTTTGCCTTTAAATTATGACTTAGATTCATTAAAGCTTTGTTTTGATCAAATTCAAACATTTTATGATGATGAGTCATTTTGGCTAAAACTTTTTCTAGATCTTTAATATCAGCATTTTTTTTAGTTTTTGTATTAAAAACATAAGAAGCCCCAAGCTCATCGATAAGATCTATAGCACTATCAGGAAGGTATTTATCACTGAAAAATTTCTTACCCCAAGCAACGGCTTGTTGAAGGATTTCATCGCTAAATTTAATCTTATGAAAATCTTCATATTTACTTTTTAAGCCTTGTAAAATTTGAAAAGCTTCTTCTTGACTTGGTTCGTCTACATTGATTTTAGCAAAGCGACGACTTAAAGCTTTGTTTTTATCAAAAGTATTTTTGTATTCCATAAAGGTCGTTGCACCTATGCATTTTAAGGTGCCATTGCTTAAGGCCGGTTTGAGAAGATTGGAAAAGTCTGTATGAGATTCTCCGGTTGCTCCAGCTCCAACTATGGTGTGAATTTCATCTATGAATAAAATAGCATTAGGAAGTTTTTGAAGTCCTTCTAAGACTTCTTTGATTCGCTTTTCAAAATCACCACGATATTTGGTTCCTGAAAGCAGTCCTGCTATATCCAAGCTAAAAATTTTAGCATTTTGTAGATTTTTTGGAACCTTTTTTTCAGCGATGGCTAATGCAAGCCCTTCGATTATGGCGGTTTTTCCAACTCCAGCTTCCCCGATTAAAATAGGATTGTTTTTCTTGCGTCTTGATAAAATTTGAACGATGCGTTCGAGTTCAAATTTTCTTCCTATTAAAGGATCTATTTTCCCTTTTTGCGCTAAAAGCGTTAAATCACTTGCATAGGAATTTAAATTTTCTATTTCGCTGTTTTGTTTAAAATCTTGAATTTTTTCCAAACTCATACCATGTTTTTGTAAAAGAAAACTCGAATATGTTCTATCGTCTTGGATCAATTTTTCTAAAAAATCAATGATTTTTATCTCATTTTTATGATTAAGAATTTCGTCTAAAATTACAGAATTTGTAGGTTGAATTTCTTGATTTAAACTTTTATTTTTTTCTGCTATGTAATTTTTCAGTTCATTTTCCAAAAGTTCAAATTCGGCATCTGCGAGTTCTTCGAATATTGATTTAAAATCCGAACTTAGTTTTAATATGGCAAAAAGCACATGCTCGCAAGTTGTAAATTCATGATGATTGATAGTGCTTAAGTGTTTGGCATTATCAAGGTATTTTTGTAAATTTTCTTGATATTTCATTCTTCTTCCACTCTAGTTTGTAAAGGAAAATTTGCCAACTTAGCAGCATCAGAAACTTTTTTTTGCTTTGAAAGGGCAATTTCTTGAGTATAAACTCCACAAATTCCGCTACCATTAAGATGGACTTCTAGCATGATTTTACTAGCGGTTTCAAAATCGTGATGAAAAATATTCATTAGAATTTCAATCACAAAATCCATTGTGGTTACATCATCATTTAATAACACAACCTTAAACATTTTAGGTTCTTGAAGTTTGCTTTTTTCCAATACTTTTGACTTTGGCATTATTTTTCTTTATAAATTTTATCTAAATCATTTTGTATATAATCTGTTGGAATTTTACCTAGGTAAAAATTGGTTGAAGTATTATTGTCCCAATAATTACTAAGTTTTTGATAAATTCCATTTTTCATTACCACTTTAAAAGGCAATTGTTCCATGCTTTGATAATTAATATCTTTTAAAATTTGAGCGATAATGCGATCATTTTGCAAATCATTGCTTAGAAAATAATAAGCTCCATAATCATCAGCAAATTTTTTAACTGTTTCATCGCTTACATCTTCAAAATGCGTTAATCCTATGATAGTAAATTTTTTTGAGTTATTTTTCCAAAGCTTGCTAAGTTCTAGAGCTTCTTCTTTACAAGGAGAGCAAAAAGTTCCAAAGAAATCAATCATCAATACTTTATTTTCCTCACCTTCGATAATAAAACCTTTATCAGTGCGAATTAAAGTTTTAGATCCTCCATTTACACTATTTAATATAATTTTATCACCCTTGTTGTACTCTTTAAACATATAATCATTTTGTATATCTTCTTGGTGAGAGCAAGCACTTATAAAAAAACCCATAATGATAAAAAATGACAATAATGTCTTTTTTTTTCATACCCGTCCTTTATTTGTAGTTTTTCATAGCAGATCTTGCTTCCATGTCTGCTTGTTTTTTCTTTAAACTTTCTCGTTTATCGTGTAGATTTTTTCCTTTAGCTAGGGCTAGCGTGGCTTTAACTTTGTTTTTGTTATTAAAATAAAGATCTAATACCACTAAAGTATATCCTTCAATGCTAACTTTACCCAGAAGCTTATCTATTTGCTTACGGTGCATTAAAAGTTTTCTAGTAGCCCTTTCTTCATGTTTGTAATAAGAATGCGTAGTGCTAAGATGTGATATATGAGCATTCAGTAAAAACAACTCGCCCTTGATAATACGCACAAAAGAGTCTTTTAAATTTGCTCTTCCTGCACGCAATGCTACAACTTCACTGCCTTTTAATACCACTCCTGATTCAAAGCGTTCTATAATACTATAATCAAATAAAGCTTTTTTATTTCTAGCAATGATTTTCATTGATGCACCTTAAAAACGCTACTTCCGCTTCCACTTAGAAAAAAATCTTGTTGTAAAAAAAGAAACATTTTAGGATATAAAGTTACACAAGGAGTAAATAAATCATTCAGTTGAGTATTTTTAAATGTTTCTAGAAGTTTTTTTGTATTTAATTTTTTATAAATTTCAGCATCAAGAATGCTTTTTTCAAAACTAATTTCCCCTTTGTCAAATTCATCATAAACTTTTTTAGTTTGGCAAGATACCTCAGGAAAGATCCATTCTAAGTTCGGTATAGTATCATTAAATTCTTCTATGATTTCACCACATCCACTTACATTAGCACTTTCAAAACCGCTTAAGAAAAAAGCAATATCACTACCTAGTTGAGTGCTTAATTCTATAAGTTTTTGAGTACTTAATTTTAAGTTTAATTCTTCATTGATCAGCATTAAAAAGCTTGCACAATCACTGCTACCTCCCCCAAGTCCTGCACATGTGGGAATATTTTTGATTAATTTTAGGCTTTTGGTTTTAAAAAATTCTTCCAATTCGTTTTGATAGCCATTTTGACAAAGGAGCCAATAAGCTTTTGTGATAATATTATCCTCGCAATCAAAATTGCTAATGATTTCAAAACCTTTAGGAGAATTAGAGCTTTTATCAACGATATAAATTTCATCAAAAAGATTTTTTAAAAGTATAAAGCGAGATTCTAAAAGATGATATCGTCTTTCATCAAATCCTACAAGTTTTAAAAAAATATTTGCTTTAGCATATGCTTTCATTGGATCAATTTTTTACTTAAGTCGTCTAATTTAACATCATTTTTTACTACAGAATGCAAATTTTCATCTTTAATTTGAGTAAGAAGCTCTTTTCTTAAAATCATTAAAGATTTTGGAGCGTCAATGCCTATTTTAGCATATCCTTTTCCAGTTTGAACGATTTTGATTTCAATTCCTTCACCGATAACAATACTTTCATTTTCTTTTCGCGATAATATTAACATTTTTCAACCTTATTTAAAAGATATTCTACTTTATTTTCTTTAATATTTATAATACTAAAATACTTTTCATTTTCTATATAATAAAAGCCCTCGTCTTGAAATTTTAATTCTTCTAGGGATATTTTAGTGCCATTTTCAAGTTTTGTTAAATCTTTAATGAAATTAGGCTTTAAATTTAGATATTCTAACACATTTAAGCTTTTTTCGTGATTATAAAAAAATTCTCCCTCACGGGTGCGCTCAAGAGAACTTAAAGTGGCATTAATGCCTAATTTTTCAG
It contains:
- a CDS encoding ATP-dependent Clp protease ATP-binding subunit ClpA codes for the protein MKYQENLQKYLDNAKHLSTINHHEFTTCEHVLFAILKLSSDFKSIFEELADAEFELLENELKNYIAEKNKSLNQEIQPTNSVILDEILNHKNEIKIIDFLEKLIQDDRTYSSFLLQKHGMSLEKIQDFKQNSEIENLNSYASDLTLLAQKGKIDPLIGRKFELERIVQILSRRKKNNPILIGEAGVGKTAIIEGLALAIAEKKVPKNLQNAKIFSLDIAGLLSGTKYRGDFEKRIKEVLEGLQKLPNAILFIDEIHTIVGAGATGESHTDFSNLLKPALSNGTLKCIGATTFMEYKNTFDKNKALSRRFAKINVDEPSQEEAFQILQGLKSKYEDFHKIKFSDEILQQAVAWGKKFFSDKYLPDSAIDLIDELGASYVFNTKTKKNADIKDLEKVLAKMTHHHKMFEFDQNKALMNLSHNLKAKIFGQDEVIDKVVATLKQSFAGFKNSNNPRGVFLFTGSSGVGKTELCKVLAEFLGLNLERFDMSEYAEKHSISKLIGSPAGYVGYEDGGLLSNAVRKNPFSLILFDEIEKAHPDLSNTFLQIFDNAELTDNSGLKADFKNTIIIMTSNLGLKESNELGFLSKNEEKSNRAIKDFFAPEFINRIDKILHFNDLNDTILVKIIQKELDEISKNLKNVQLIADEKAKLYLAKKAYNKEFGVRLLKRIISEEIGEKISDEILFGKLKKGGIAKIKLDKNGKLDLIF
- a CDS encoding ATP-dependent Clp protease adaptor protein ClpS → MPKSKVLEKSKLQEPKMFKVVLLNDDVTTMDFVIEILMNIFHHDFETASKIMLEVHLNGSGICGVYTQEIALSKQKKVSDAAKLANFPLQTRVEEE
- a CDS encoding Possible periplasmic thioredoxin, whose translation is MGFFISACSHQEDIQNDYMFKEYNKGDKIILNSVNGGSKTLIRTDKGFIIEGEENKVLMIDFFGTFCSPCKEEALELSKLWKNNSKKFTIIGLTHFEDVSDETVKKFADDYGAYYFLSNDLQNDRIIAQILKDINYQSMEQLPFKVVMKNGIYQKLSNYWDNNTSTNFYLGKIPTDYIQNDLDKIYKEK
- a CDS encoding tmRNA-binding protein SmpB → MKIIARNKKALFDYSIIERFESGVVLKGSEVVALRAGRANLKDSFVRIIKGELFLLNAHISHLSTTHSYYKHEERATRKLLMHRKQIDKLLGKVSIEGYTLVVLDLYFNNKNKVKATLALAKGKNLHDKRESLKKKQADMEARSAMKNYK
- a CDS encoding 4-diphosphocytidyl-2-C-methyl-D-erythritol kinase, whose amino-acid sequence is MKAYAKANIFLKLVGFDERRYHLLESRFILLKNLFDEIYIVDKSSNSPKGFEIISNFDCEDNIITKAYWLLCQNGYQNELEEFFKTKSLKLIKNIPTCAGLGGGSSDCASFLMLINEELNLKLSTQKLIELSTQLGSDIAFFLSGFESANVSGCGEIIEEFNDTIPNLEWIFPEVSCQTKKVYDEFDKGEISFEKSILDAEIYKKLNTKKLLETFKNTQLNDLFTPCVTLYPKMFLFLQQDFFLSGSGSSVFKVHQ
- a CDS encoding Carbon storage regulator; translation: MLILSRKENESIVIGEGIEIKIVQTGKGYAKIGIDAPKSLMILRKELLTQIKDENLHSVVKNDVKLDDLSKKLIQ